A single window of Arcobacter venerupis DNA harbors:
- a CDS encoding fumarate reductase flavoprotein subunit: protein MKINYCDALVIGGGLAGLRAAVAAQKKGLSTIVLSLVPVKRSHSAAAQGGMQASVGNSKMSDGDNEDLHFSDTVKGSDWGCDQVVARMFVHTAPKAIRELAGWGVPWSRVRQGAHEAVINAKKTTITEDADRHGLITSRDFGGTKKWRTCYTADATGHTMLFGVANEALKHNVDIRDRKEAINLIHENNRCYGAIVRDLITGELEAYVAKGTCIATGGYGRVFKQTTNAVICDGVGAAIALETGVAILGNMEAVQFHPTPIVPSGILLTEGCRGDGGILRDVDGHRFMPDYEPEKKELASRDVVSRRMIEHIRNGKGVPSPYGDHIWLDISILGREHIEKNLRDVQEICQIFNGIDPADEGKKGWAPVLPMQHYSMGGIRTKPTGESQTLNGLFACGEASCWDMHGFNRLGGNSVSETVVAGMIIGNYFADYCLANEVDISTATVRKFLEAQDKYLDEILAYKGNEDIFRIKNRMQMLMDEKVGIFRNGKNLVEAVEELKELLRKTKHISVKSKERAGNPELEEAYRVPKMLKIALCVAKGARDRTESRGAHYREDFLKRDDANWLNRTITSWANPDDLEPTIYYEGIDIMTMEMPPAFRGYGAKGMIIENELSEIRQAQVDEISERMSAEGKDRHEIQHALMPFDLPMNYREKNERVGDL from the coding sequence ATGAAAATTAATTACTGTGATGCATTAGTTATTGGTGGAGGACTTGCAGGTTTAAGAGCTGCTGTTGCTGCACAAAAAAAAGGTTTAAGTACAATTGTTTTATCTTTAGTTCCTGTAAAAAGATCACATAGTGCTGCTGCACAAGGTGGTATGCAAGCATCTGTAGGTAACTCAAAAATGTCTGATGGAGATAATGAAGATTTACACTTTTCTGATACTGTAAAAGGTTCAGACTGGGGATGTGATCAAGTAGTTGCCCGAATGTTTGTTCACACTGCACCAAAAGCAATTAGAGAACTTGCTGGTTGGGGTGTGCCTTGGTCAAGAGTTAGACAAGGTGCCCATGAAGCAGTTATTAATGCTAAAAAAACAACAATTACTGAAGATGCTGATAGACATGGATTAATTACATCAAGAGACTTTGGTGGAACTAAAAAATGGAGAACTTGTTATACAGCAGATGCAACTGGACATACTATGTTATTTGGTGTTGCAAATGAAGCTTTAAAACATAATGTTGACATTAGAGATAGAAAAGAAGCTATTAATCTTATCCATGAAAACAACAGATGTTATGGAGCAATTGTAAGAGATTTAATTACAGGTGAATTAGAAGCTTATGTTGCAAAAGGTACATGTATCGCAACTGGTGGATATGGTAGAGTATTTAAACAAACTACAAATGCTGTAATTTGTGATGGAGTAGGAGCTGCAATTGCTTTAGAAACAGGTGTAGCAATACTTGGAAATATGGAAGCAGTACAATTTCACCCAACACCAATCGTACCATCAGGTATTTTATTAACTGAGGGTTGTAGAGGAGATGGTGGAATCTTAAGAGACGTTGATGGTCATAGATTTATGCCAGATTATGAGCCTGAGAAAAAAGAACTAGCTTCAAGAGACGTTGTTTCAAGAAGAATGATTGAACATATCAGAAATGGTAAAGGTGTTCCTTCTCCATATGGTGATCATATTTGGCTTGATATTTCTATTCTTGGTCGTGAGCATATTGAGAAAAATCTAAGAGACGTTCAAGAAATTTGCCAAATTTTTAATGGAATTGATCCAGCAGATGAGGGTAAAAAAGGATGGGCACCAGTTCTTCCAATGCAACACTACTCAATGGGTGGAATTAGAACAAAACCAACTGGTGAATCACAAACTTTAAATGGTTTATTTGCTTGTGGTGAAGCTTCTTGTTGGGATATGCATGGATTTAATAGACTTGGAGGAAACAGTGTTTCTGAAACAGTTGTTGCTGGTATGATTATTGGAAATTATTTTGCTGATTATTGTTTAGCTAATGAAGTTGATATTTCAACAGCAACAGTAAGAAAATTTTTAGAAGCTCAAGATAAATATTTAGATGAAATTTTAGCATACAAAGGTAATGAAGATATTTTTAGAATCAAAAATAGAATGCAAATGCTAATGGATGAAAAAGTTGGTATTTTTAGAAATGGAAAAAATTTAGTTGAAGCTGTTGAAGAGTTAAAAGAACTACTTAGAAAAACAAAACATATCAGCGTTAAATCAAAAGAAAGAGCTGGGAATCCAGAGCTTGAAGAAGCATACAGAGTTCCAAAAATGCTTAAAATTGCTCTTTGTGTGGCAAAAGGTGCAAGGGATAGAACAGAATCAAGAGGTGCTCACTATAGAGAAGACTTCTTAAAAAGAGATGATGCAAATTGGTTAAATAGAACTATTACTTCTTGGGCAAATCCAGATGATTTAGAACCAACTATATATTATGAAGGAATTGACATTATGACTATGGAAATGCCTCCTGCATTTAGAGGATATGGTGCAAAAGGGATGATTATAGAAAATGAATTATCTGAAATAAGACAAGCACAAGTTGATGAAATTAGTGAAAGAATGAGTGCAGAGGGTAAAGATAGACATGAAATCCAACATGCTTTAATGCCATTTGATTTACCAATGAACTATAGAGAGAAAAACGAAAGAGTAGGAGATTTATAA
- a CDS encoding fumarate reductase cytochrome b subunit produces MNNLIEGYLGETVDRKKSRVPAKMDYVQSATGLILGLFMWGHMLFVSTILISKDFMYRVTKFFEADFLFDGGKPIIVSLIAMVIFIIFIVHAALGMRKLPGNFKQYQVMKAHAEHMNHEDTKLWFIQAFTGFAMFFLGSVHLYIIMTHSEAIGPYASADRVWSEYMWPLYILLLLAVEFHGTIGLYRLCVKWGWFDGENPKATRVKLKKIKKALTWFFLILGFTTLLAYMKIGMEHADKVGEKYVPTACMEYKISVKGVA; encoded by the coding sequence ATGAACAACCTAATAGAAGGTTATTTAGGTGAAACTGTTGATAGAAAGAAAAGTAGAGTTCCAGCTAAGATGGATTATGTACAAAGTGCTACAGGACTTATCTTAGGTTTATTTATGTGGGGACATATGCTTTTTGTATCAACTATTTTGATTAGTAAAGATTTTATGTATAGGGTAACAAAGTTTTTTGAAGCAGATTTCTTATTTGATGGTGGTAAACCAATTATTGTTTCGTTAATTGCAATGGTTATTTTTATTATATTTATTGTTCATGCAGCACTTGGAATGAGAAAACTTCCAGGTAATTTTAAACAATATCAAGTTATGAAAGCTCATGCTGAGCATATGAATCATGAGGATACAAAACTGTGGTTTATTCAAGCCTTTACAGGTTTTGCAATGTTTTTCTTGGGTTCAGTTCACTTATATATTATTATGACTCACTCAGAAGCTATTGGACCATATGCAAGTGCTGATAGAGTTTGGTCTGAATATATGTGGCCTTTATATATTCTTTTATTATTAGCTGTTGAATTTCATGGAACAATTGGTCTTTATAGATTGTGTGTTAAATGGGGTTGGTTTGATGGTGAAAATCCTAAAGCTACAAGAGTAAAACTTAAAAAAATTAAAAAAGCATTAACATGGTTCTTCCTAATTTTAGGCTTTACAACATTATTAGCTTATATGAAAATAGGTATGGAACATGCTGATAAAGTTGGTGAAAAATATGTTCCAACAGCATGTATGGAATACAAAATTAGTGTGAAAGGAGTTGCGTAA
- the cybH gene encoding Ni/Fe-hydrogenase, b-type cytochrome subunit, translated as MIKKHYEFSLSLRLTHWLRVLAIIILTFTGFYIAVPFIAPALNMDEPNNYLYALMRSWHIIFGFLLIATTIGKFYLFVFDKQSKGERASFWDFISPKMWFKQIKYYLLVGSHAHLKGTYNPLQFMAYTGIFVALLVICITGLILHVNVYHEGLGGLLYGTLKPLEVMVGGLAMVREIHHICMWIFLIFLPIHIYLVIFNSVYGKKGDMDSIISGYKWEEDNK; from the coding sequence ATGATTAAAAAACATTATGAATTTTCTTTGAGCTTAAGACTTACCCATTGGCTTAGAGTCCTTGCAATTATAATTCTTACATTTACAGGATTTTATATTGCAGTTCCTTTTATTGCACCTGCTTTGAATATGGATGAACCAAATAATTATCTATATGCTTTAATGAGAAGTTGGCATATTATTTTTGGATTTTTATTAATAGCTACGACTATTGGAAAATTTTATCTATTTGTTTTTGATAAACAAAGTAAAGGTGAAAGGGCATCTTTTTGGGATTTTATATCTCCTAAAATGTGGTTTAAACAAATAAAATATTATTTGTTAGTAGGTTCACATGCTCATTTAAAAGGAACATATAATCCTTTGCAATTTATGGCCTACACAGGAATATTTGTAGCGCTATTAGTAATTTGTATTACAGGTTTGATATTACATGTGAATGTATATCATGAGGGATTAGGTGGACTTTTATATGGAACTTTAAAACCATTAGAAGTAATGGTAGGTGGATTAGCAATGGTGAGGGAAATACATCATATTTGTATGTGGATATTTTTAATATTTTTACCTATTCATATCTATCTAGTAATATTTAATTCAGTTTATGGAAAAAAAGGAGATATGGATTCTATTATCTCTGGTTATAAATGGGAAGAGGATAATAAATGA
- a CDS encoding nickel-dependent hydrogenase large subunit, with the protein MSNQRVVIDPITRIEGHLRIEVEVDEHNVIQKAYSSATLWRGLETIVKNRDPRDAGFLMQRICGVCTFSHYRAGIEAVEDALGIVPPLNAKLTRSLMNQALFMHDHVVHFYHLHGLDWVDVVSALDADEAKASKEAFKYSELPIATGENDLKKVKLRVKEFVQRGQLGPFANAYWGHKSYRFSPEQNLILLSHYLKALEVQRDLAKLMAIFGGKQPHPQSLTVGGVTCVMDLLDPSRMGEYFTLYKKGVEFIENAYQADVIMAALVYKDEASVTQPAGVMNFMSHREMQLNRNDFLFDSGIIYNADLSKVFDINEDLITEEATHSWYKDNEPLHPYDGKTNPEYTGLIDAKTIGMNGKEVDSKIVDEKAKYSWIKSPRYDGKAMEVGPLACILISYAKGNKKIVPLVDDFLAKTNLPKAALFTALGRTAARMIQARAISKHGLEAFTTLIENLKVDQETYTSYKIDKDKEYKGRFIGDVPRGMLSHWIRIKNGVVENYQAVVPSTWNAGPMDSKGQLGPYEASLVGLKVADISQPLEIIRIIHSFDPCIACAVHVMDKKGNDLGVYRIDPNYGTSC; encoded by the coding sequence ATGTCAAATCAAAGAGTAGTGATAGACCCAATTACAAGGATTGAGGGACATTTAAGAATAGAAGTTGAAGTTGATGAACATAACGTAATCCAAAAAGCTTATTCAAGTGCAACTTTGTGGAGAGGTTTAGAAACTATTGTAAAAAATAGAGACCCAAGAGATGCTGGTTTTTTAATGCAAAGAATTTGTGGAGTTTGTACATTCTCTCATTATCGAGCAGGAATTGAAGCTGTTGAAGATGCACTGGGAATTGTTCCTCCTTTAAATGCAAAATTAACAAGATCTTTGATGAATCAAGCTTTGTTTATGCATGACCATGTTGTACATTTTTATCATCTTCATGGACTTGATTGGGTTGATGTGGTTTCTGCTTTAGATGCAGATGAAGCAAAAGCTTCAAAAGAAGCATTTAAATATAGTGAACTTCCAATTGCAACAGGTGAGAATGATTTAAAAAAAGTAAAACTAAGAGTTAAAGAGTTTGTACAAAGGGGACAATTAGGCCCTTTTGCAAATGCTTATTGGGGACATAAATCATATAGATTTTCTCCTGAACAAAACTTAATACTTTTAAGTCACTATTTAAAAGCTTTAGAAGTACAAAGAGACTTAGCAAAATTAATGGCAATCTTTGGAGGAAAACAACCTCACCCACAAAGCTTAACAGTTGGTGGAGTTACTTGTGTAATGGATTTATTAGATCCCTCAAGAATGGGTGAATATTTTACTTTATATAAAAAAGGTGTTGAGTTTATTGAAAATGCTTATCAAGCAGATGTAATTATGGCAGCACTTGTTTATAAAGATGAAGCTTCAGTTACTCAACCAGCAGGTGTAATGAATTTTATGTCTCATAGAGAAATGCAATTAAATAGAAATGATTTTCTATTTGATAGTGGAATTATTTATAATGCAGATTTGTCAAAAGTATTTGATATAAATGAAGATTTAATTACAGAAGAAGCAACACACTCTTGGTATAAAGATAATGAACCTTTACACCCTTATGATGGAAAAACAAATCCTGAATATACAGGTTTAATTGATGCTAAAACAATTGGAATGAATGGAAAAGAAGTTGATTCAAAAATTGTAGATGAAAAAGCAAAATACTCTTGGATTAAATCTCCAAGATATGATGGAAAAGCTATGGAAGTAGGTCCACTTGCATGTATTTTAATCTCTTATGCAAAAGGAAATAAAAAAATTGTTCCACTTGTAGATGATTTCCTAGCTAAAACAAATCTTCCAAAAGCTGCACTATTTACAGCTCTTGGAAGAACAGCTGCTAGAATGATTCAAGCAAGAGCAATTAGTAAACATGGTTTAGAAGCTTTTACTACTTTAATTGAAAATTTAAAAGTTGATCAAGAAACTTATACTTCTTATAAAATTGATAAAGATAAAGAATATAAAGGTAGATTCATAGGTGATGTTCCAAGGGGAATGTTAAGTCACTGGATTAGAATCAAAAATGGTGTAGTTGAAAATTATCAAGCCGTAGTTCCATCAACTTGGAATGCAGGGCCAATGGATTCAAAAGGACAATTAGGCCCTTATGAAGCTAGTTTAGTAGGATTAAAAGTTGCAGATATCTCTCAACCTTTAGAAATCATTAGAATTATTCATAGTTTTGACCCATGTATTGCTTGTGCTGTTCATGTTATGGATAAAAAAGGTAATGATTTAGGTGTTTATAGAATTGACCCTAATTATGGAACATCTTGTTAA
- a CDS encoding hydrogenase small subunit: protein MTYRLKEIEKLPKLESEKTISSELEKKGVTRRDFMKWAGSITAMLMLPMSFTPLVAKAAELADRLPIIWLHMAECTGCSESLLRTDSPTIDSLIFDYISLEYHETLMAAAGWQAEYNLEHAIQKHKGQYILMVEGGIPYGENAHFLTVGGQGKTGEENAKEAAEHAAAIFAIGTCSSYGGVQAAIPNPTGAVALSKVTNKTVINVPGCPPSEKNIVGTLLHYILYGTLPALDAYNRPKWAYGTRIHDACERRGHFDAGEFVEEFGDEGAKNGYCLYKVGCKGPYTFNNCSKNKFNSHTSWPIQAGHGCIGCSEPGFWDTMGPFEEPVANRLYDTVFKGLGADATADKIGVGLLTVTGIGIAVHAAISKYKNPKDGQE, encoded by the coding sequence ATAACTTATAGATTAAAAGAAATAGAGAAACTACCAAAATTGGAAAGTGAGAAAACTATATCTTCAGAATTAGAGAAAAAAGGCGTAACAAGAAGAGATTTTATGAAATGGGCAGGAAGTATAACAGCAATGCTAATGTTACCAATGTCATTTACTCCACTTGTTGCAAAAGCTGCAGAACTAGCAGATAGATTACCAATTATTTGGCTTCATATGGCAGAGTGTACAGGTTGTAGTGAATCTTTATTAAGAACAGATTCTCCAACTATTGATTCTTTGATTTTTGATTATATATCTTTGGAATATCATGAGACTTTGATGGCAGCTGCTGGTTGGCAAGCAGAATATAATCTTGAACATGCAATACAAAAACATAAAGGTCAATATATCTTAATGGTTGAAGGTGGAATTCCATATGGAGAAAACGCTCACTTTTTAACAGTTGGTGGCCAAGGAAAAACAGGAGAAGAAAATGCAAAAGAAGCAGCAGAACATGCAGCTGCAATTTTCGCAATTGGAACTTGTTCCTCTTATGGTGGAGTTCAAGCTGCTATTCCTAACCCAACAGGTGCAGTAGCACTTTCAAAAGTTACAAATAAAACAGTTATAAATGTTCCTGGCTGTCCTCCAAGTGAAAAAAATATTGTAGGAACTTTGCTTCATTATATTTTATATGGAACATTGCCTGCTCTTGATGCTTATAATAGACCAAAATGGGCTTATGGAACAAGAATTCATGATGCCTGTGAAAGAAGAGGTCACTTTGATGCAGGAGAATTTGTTGAAGAGTTTGGTGATGAGGGTGCTAAAAATGGTTACTGTTTATATAAAGTAGGATGTAAAGGTCCTTATACTTTTAATAACTGCTCAAAAAATAAATTTAACTCTCATACTTCTTGGCCAATTCAAGCTGGACATGGTTGTATTGGATGTAGTGAACCTGGTTTTTGGGATACTATGGGACCATTTGAAGAACCAGTTGCAAATAGATTGTATGACACAGTATTTAAAGGCCTAGGTGCAGATGCAACAGCTGATAAAATTGGTGTTGGATTATTAACAGTAACAGGTATTGGAATTGCAGTTCATGCTGCTATTTCAAAATATAAAAATCCAAAAGATGGGCAGGAGTAA
- a CDS encoding EAL domain-containing protein yields MNKIVKNNLDEIILILFILIISPILINLNMFEVIYEITRSNEEYELDELFIVFISILLGLSLYSFKKFKDLEKTRKEIITINETDSLTKLKNRNAFLTHDEYEYRYVVLLNIIDFSVFNKYLGFKKADKLLIQVSNQLQDIIKENTNQALFRIYGDEFAFYCNDNNINELLKKIKLKFEEKNFTLDKYKFTIHLNISYSDTAPKYLTALSALRFTRNSIHKSIYKYTENNDLKSNSLKMLQILEKGFKERKVIPVYQAIYDNKSKSIYKYESLVRIKQKKNLISPWEFIDVAKKFKIYHKITKNIIQQTFEDFENITDEFSINLSYIDIININTNKYIFKMLSLYPDVAKRLTIEFLETENIENYEFLLEFTKKVREFGTKIALDDFGTGYSNWNNILKLKPDYIKIDGSLIQNLINNQANINLIKLIVEFAKINNIKTIAEFVDNEKLAELITNLGIDYSQGYLYAEPKEKNLIWNN; encoded by the coding sequence ATGAACAAAATTGTAAAAAATAATCTTGATGAAATAATTCTTATTTTATTTATTCTTATAATTTCACCAATCTTAATTAATTTAAATATGTTTGAGGTTATTTATGAAATTACTCGTTCAAATGAAGAATATGAATTAGATGAATTATTTATTGTTTTTATATCAATATTATTAGGATTATCATTATATTCATTTAAAAAATTCAAAGATTTAGAAAAAACAAGAAAAGAAATAATTACTATTAATGAGACAGACTCCCTTACTAAATTAAAAAATAGAAATGCCTTTTTAACACATGATGAATATGAATATAGATATGTTGTTTTATTAAATATAATAGACTTTTCTGTTTTTAATAAATATTTAGGCTTTAAAAAAGCAGATAAACTTTTGATTCAAGTATCAAATCAACTTCAAGATATTATAAAAGAAAATACAAATCAAGCTCTTTTTAGAATATATGGAGATGAATTTGCGTTTTATTGTAATGATAATAATATAAATGAATTACTAAAAAAAATTAAACTAAAATTTGAAGAAAAGAATTTTACTTTAGATAAATATAAATTTACAATTCATTTAAATATTTCATACTCAGATACTGCACCTAAATATCTAACTGCATTATCAGCATTACGTTTTACTAGAAACTCTATTCATAAAAGTATTTATAAATATACTGAAAATAATGATTTAAAATCTAATTCTCTTAAGATGCTTCAAATTTTAGAAAAAGGTTTTAAAGAAAGAAAAGTTATTCCAGTTTATCAAGCTATTTATGATAATAAATCAAAATCTATTTATAAATATGAATCATTAGTTAGAATAAAACAAAAAAAGAATTTGATAAGTCCTTGGGAATTTATTGATGTAGCAAAAAAATTTAAAATCTATCACAAAATTACAAAAAATATAATTCAACAAACATTTGAAGATTTTGAAAATATAACAGATGAATTTTCAATCAACTTATCTTATATTGACATCATCAATATAAATACAAATAAATACATATTTAAAATGCTTAGTTTATATCCTGATGTAGCAAAACGATTAACTATTGAGTTTTTAGAAACAGAGAATATTGAAAACTATGAGTTTTTATTAGAATTTACAAAAAAAGTAAGAGAATTTGGCACAAAAATTGCTCTTGATGATTTTGGAACTGGTTATTCAAACTGGAATAATATATTAAAACTCAAACCAGATTATATAAAAATAGATGGTAGTTTAATTCAAAATTTGATTAATAATCAAGCAAATATTAATCTAATTAAACTAATAGTTGAGTTTGCTAAAATAAACAATATCAAAACTATTGCAGAGTTTGTTGATAATGAAAAGTTAGCTGAGTTAATAACTAATTTAGGTATAGATTATTCACAAGGTTATTTATATGCTGAACCAAAAGAGAAAAATCTAATTTGGAATAATTAA
- the dsbD gene encoding protein-disulfide reductase DsbD, producing the protein MKRILVLLISSFAYLFSSVLNQSFLEVNEAFKTNFTKNEKDLNFKLNLGKDIYLYDDKLKIFITKPQQIEITKEINIPKPVPYEEFIVHFDDLNLTIPYELLKSKVQASEYEIEVKYQGCSKAGLCYAPISEKFLLTLDSTSQKVEAKKDITPAVTLNETDSIANSLKDGSLLLILATFFGFGLLLSLTPCVFPMIPILSSIIVGASQKESMTASRGFFLSLVYVLSMSAAYTIAGVIAGVFGANLQVALQNPYVLVVFALVFVALAFSMFGYFEIKLPASIQNKVNKTTDGKEKQGLVGIAIMGFLSALIVGPCVAPPLAGALVYIGQTGDALLGGMALFVMSLGMGVPLLLIGLGAGRFMPKPGGWMEGITRIFGIVMLGVAIWLLDRVLDATVIMYLWALLLLGSAIYLKVYQHIIAQLITLVIFLLGVLLFVGAVSGATNPLNPLAKFTSSTVIQSSSEKLVFKKIKNIEELNQAIKDSDKPVLLDFWASWCVACKEFEEITFKDDEVIKKLQNFTLLQADVTANNDEDKALQKKFSIVGPPGIIFWDKDKKEVNSSKIVGYKNPKDFLEILNKNF; encoded by the coding sequence ATGAAAAGAATATTAGTACTACTGATAAGCTCTTTTGCTTATCTTTTTTCTTCTGTTTTAAATCAATCTTTTTTAGAAGTAAATGAGGCTTTTAAAACAAACTTTACAAAAAATGAGAAAGATTTAAATTTTAAATTGAATTTAGGGAAAGATATTTATTTATATGATGACAAACTTAAAATATTTATTACAAAACCCCAACAAATTGAAATTACAAAAGAGATAAATATTCCAAAACCTGTACCTTATGAAGAGTTTATTGTTCATTTTGATGATTTAAATTTAACTATTCCTTATGAGTTATTAAAATCAAAAGTTCAAGCATCAGAGTATGAAATTGAAGTTAAATATCAAGGTTGCTCAAAAGCTGGACTTTGTTATGCACCAATTAGTGAAAAGTTTTTACTTACTTTAGATTCAACGAGTCAAAAAGTTGAAGCTAAAAAAGATATAACTCCTGCTGTTACTTTAAATGAAACTGATTCAATAGCAAATAGTTTAAAAGATGGAAGTTTATTGTTAATCTTAGCAACATTCTTTGGTTTTGGATTGTTACTTTCTCTAACGCCTTGTGTTTTTCCAATGATTCCTATTTTATCATCAATTATTGTGGGAGCTTCTCAAAAAGAGAGCATGACTGCTAGTCGTGGATTTTTCCTATCTTTAGTTTATGTGCTTTCAATGAGTGCTGCTTACACAATTGCAGGTGTAATAGCTGGAGTTTTTGGAGCAAATTTACAAGTAGCTCTTCAAAATCCTTATGTATTAGTAGTATTTGCTTTAGTATTTGTGGCTCTTGCTTTTTCTATGTTTGGATATTTTGAAATTAAACTTCCTGCATCTATACAAAACAAAGTAAATAAAACAACAGATGGAAAAGAGAAACAAGGTTTAGTTGGAATTGCAATTATGGGATTTTTATCAGCTTTAATTGTTGGCCCTTGTGTTGCTCCTCCACTTGCTGGTGCTTTAGTTTATATTGGACAAACAGGTGATGCACTTTTAGGTGGAATGGCCTTATTTGTAATGAGTTTAGGGATGGGAGTTCCTTTACTACTTATCGGACTTGGTGCTGGAAGATTTATGCCAAAACCTGGTGGTTGGATGGAAGGAATCACAAGAATTTTTGGAATAGTAATGTTAGGTGTTGCTATTTGGCTTCTTGATAGAGTTTTAGATGCAACTGTTATTATGTATTTATGGGCATTATTGCTTCTTGGAAGTGCAATTTATTTAAAAGTTTATCAACATATTATTGCTCAATTAATTACTCTAGTGATTTTTCTCTTAGGAGTTCTTTTATTTGTAGGAGCTGTAAGTGGTGCTACAAATCCTTTAAATCCTTTAGCTAAATTTACTTCTTCAACAGTGATACAATCTTCAAGTGAAAAACTTGTATTTAAAAAAATAAAAAATATTGAAGAGTTAAATCAAGCCATAAAAGATTCAGACAAACCAGTACTTTTAGACTTTTGGGCTTCTTGGTGTGTAGCTTGTAAAGAGTTTGAAGAGATAACATTTAAAGATGACGAGGTTATTAAAAAGCTTCAAAACTTTACACTTTTACAAGCTGATGTTACAGCTAATAATGATGAAGATAAAGCATTACAAAAAAAGTTTTCAATTGTTGGACCTCCTGGAATTATCTTTTGGGATAAAGATAAAAAAGAAGTTAACTCTTCAAAAATTGTTGGATATAAAAATCCAAAAGATTTCTTAGAAATACTAAATAAAAACTTTTAA
- the trxA gene encoding thioredoxin, whose product MKKIVLIILLGVISLFAYEELNINNFEDKIKDKNVIVDFYAPWCPPCKILANNIEDFDVTKPDNVQIYKVNIDDELTLAKKYGVTQLPTLIYFKNGKIVKNYIGVLSSEELLEASKENFKIR is encoded by the coding sequence ATGAAAAAGATAGTTTTAATAATTTTATTAGGGGTAATTAGTCTATTTGCCTATGAAGAATTAAACATAAATAATTTTGAAGATAAAATAAAAGATAAAAATGTAATAGTAGATTTTTATGCTCCTTGGTGTCCACCTTGTAAAATTCTTGCAAATAATATAGAAGATTTTGATGTTACAAAACCAGATAATGTTCAAATTTATAAAGTAAATATTGATGATGAATTAACTCTTGCAAAAAAATATGGAGTTACTCAACTTCCTACTTTAATATATTTTAAAAATGGAAAAATTGTAAAAAATTATATTGGTGTATTAAGTTCAGAAGAGTTACTTGAAGCATCAAAAGAAAATTTTAAAATAAGATAA
- a CDS encoding rhodanese-like domain-containing protein, whose translation MDKLVDLQPKTVEKMIEDNIVMIDVRRVDEWKRTGIIKNSHLITFFDDFGDYDIESWMKEFEKLVTSKDQTFVLICAHANRTRNIGNFLIEQGYKNTAHLFGGMALWAQELRETIPYK comes from the coding sequence ATGGATAAACTAGTAGATTTACAACCAAAAACTGTTGAAAAAATGATTGAAGATAATATAGTAATGATTGATGTTAGAAGAGTTGATGAATGGAAAAGAACAGGGATAATAAAAAATTCTCATCTAATTACATTTTTTGATGATTTTGGAGATTATGATATAGAAAGTTGGATGAAAGAGTTTGAAAAACTCGTTACTTCAAAAGATCAAACTTTTGTTTTGATTTGTGCCCATGCAAATAGAACTAGAAATATTGGGAACTTTTTAATTGAACAAGGTTATAAAAATACTGCACATTTATTTGGTGGTATGGCTTTATGGGCGCAAGAATTAAGAGAAACTATTCCTTATAAATAA